Proteins from a genomic interval of Rhipicephalus microplus isolate Deutch F79 chromosome 6, USDA_Rmic, whole genome shotgun sequence:
- the LOC119167646 gene encoding sulfotransferase ssu-1 — MLRNMCKTVDGFLINDFMHDDNVRSALNYAARPDDIFVVSYPKCGTTWTQYIVLCVLNKGQPLEDFTEFMLRSPFLELLGAESAHRMRRPGPIKTHFPFDRQPYNSQSKYIYVTRNPYDCCVSYFHHVRDSPVYNYADATLDEFVDVFVEGKVSCGDYFDHLISWYEHRDDENVLFITYERLKEDIAGSVLQIADFLGKQHGEELRRDAALFAKITDMVSAPSMRQAFSSGIKAVMPNLLSLPPEKALKSVEVYRSVLRKKHMSTVKSEFIRKGVVGDWKNYLEEKHIEKIKHWIALKTQDSDVMKLWENIGLP; from the exons ATGCTTCGAAACATGTGCAAGACAGTGGACGGTTTTCTCATCAACGATTTCATGCATGACGACAACGTGAGATCGGCCCTCAACTACGCGGCCCGACCGGACGATATCTTCGTGGTCAGCTACCCCAAGTGTGGGACGACATGGACGCAGTACATCGTGCTATGCGTGCTCAACAAAGGCCAACCACTCGAGGATTTCACGGAGTTCATGCTGCGCTCGCCCTTCCTGGAACTCTTGGGCGCAGAGTCGGCTCATCGAATGCGTCGGCCGGGACCTATCAAGACTCATTTTCCGTTCGACAGGCAGCCGTATAACTCGCAAAGCAA ATACATATACGTCACCAGGAATCCCTACGACTGCTGCGTTTCGTACTTCCACCACGTACGAGACTCGCCCGTCTACAACTACGCCGACGCGACGCTAGACGAATTCGTGGACGTGTTCGTCGAAGGGAAGGTCAGTTGTGGGGACTACTTCGACCACCTCATCTCGTGGTACGAGCACCGAGACGACGAGAACGTACTCTTCATCACCTACGAAAGACTTAAGgaggacattgcagggtcagtgCTGCAGATAGCCGACTTCCTCGGAAAGCAGCACGGGGAGGAGCTGCGCCGAGACGCCGCACTGTTCGCGAAGATCACCGATATGGTGAGCGCACCTAGCATGCGCCAGGCCTTCAGCTCGGGCATCAAGGCCGTCATGCCCAACCTGCTGTCTCTGCCCCCGGAGAAAGCTCTGAAATCTGTCGAGGTGTACCGAAGTGTGCTGAGGAAAAAGCACATGTCCACCGTCAAGAGCGAGTTCATCCGAAAGGGCGTTGTCGGGGACTGGAAAAACTATTTGGAGGAGAAGCACATAGAAAAGATCAAACATTGGATTGCACTTAAAACGCAGGACAGCGATGTCATGAAGCTGTGGGAAAATATCGGGCTGCCATAA